In Paenibacillus protaetiae, the genomic stretch ATTCCTTTTTACTTCGCCTTGTATCAGGCTTTAAAGCTGCTAACCTATATCGACAAAAATAATGCCTTCTCGGAGCTGTCTGTGCGGGCTCTCAAAAACATCAAGTTTTGTGCAGCTGCCATTAGCATTTTGTTTGTACTCGGGATGCCGCTGTTTTATTTGCTGGCGGAGGAAGATGATGCCCCGGGAATTCTGTTAATCGGGCTTGTCATCATCTTTGCTTCCATGGTCATTGCCGTATTTGCGGCTGTTCTTCAAAGGCTGCTTCAAAATGCGATCGCTATTAAATCTGAAAATGATTTAACGGTTTGAGGTGAAGGTTATGGCGATGATTATAAATATTGATGTCATGCTGGCGAAGCGGAAGATGAGCGTTACGGAGCTTTCGGAGAAGGTAGGCATTACGATGGCGAACCTTTCGATTTTAAAAAACGGCAAAGCGAAAGCAATCCGGTTTTCTACGCTGGAGGCGATTTGCAAAGCGCTGGACTGCCAGCCGGGGGATATTTTAGAGTACAAAAAGGAAGAAGAACATTAACCGCACTTCAAAAAAACCTGCCGAATCGGGATTCGGCAGGT encodes the following:
- a CDS encoding DUF2975 domain-containing protein translates to MERGTTLFLKVVVFLIGIVFLAVYIFIVPGIAHYAEELYPDSSYIQYFLFVDLYATAIPFYFALYQALKLLTYIDKNNAFSELSVRALKNIKFCAAAISILFVLGMPLFYLLAEEDDAPGILLIGLVIIFASMVIAVFAAVLQRLLQNAIAIKSENDLTV
- a CDS encoding helix-turn-helix domain-containing protein; this translates as MAMIINIDVMLAKRKMSVTELSEKVGITMANLSILKNGKAKAIRFSTLEAICKALDCQPGDILEYKKEEEH